In the genome of Bacillus thuringiensis, the window CATCTATAACGTATAGTGGAGCACAAAGTACAGTCCAAGCTATTCAACAAGCATTGCAAATGCAACAACAATTGCAAATGCAGCAGCAAGGTGTACAACCGTATTATTCATCCGTAGAGTATTTTTACCCAGTACATCAAGTTACACCGTACGGAAGTTCTTTTCTGACTATTCCATATGGGACTGTATACAACTTATAACTAGTAAGGAATGAAGTGGTGTATATAAATAAGGGTGCAGGTTAATAGCGCCCTTATGAATAATAAAAATAGCTAGTCCAAACCTTATAAATCAATCTTACATAATATGTAGTAATAAGTTTGAAAGGGGAATTAGTATGTCTTGTTATTACTACTGTAAGTATTGTAAGGAGTATAAAAAGAAGCATCATGATTGTTGTAAGAACACTAGTAAGTGTCATGATAACAAGGACAATCTTGTTAGAGCATCGGCATTTAGAGCTAGAAATACTGTGAATCAAAATGTTCCTGCTAATACTTTTGTGAAAGTGTTATTTCAAAATGAACAATTTGATTTAGCGAATGAGTATAATCCAGCAACATCTATTTTTATGCCGAAGACTAAAGGTGTATATTCTATTATTGGAACGATTGGTTTCTTTCCAAACGATCCAACTTTAAATTATAGAGCACGTGTAGA includes:
- a CDS encoding DUF3947 family protein, whose translation is MFYSYFNFEAGMRPAYGTSITYSGAQSTVQAIQQALQMQQQLQMQQQGVQPYYSSVEYFYPVHQVTPYGSSFLTIPYGTVYNL
- a CDS encoding C1q-like domain-containing protein, which translates into the protein MSCYYYCKYCKEYKKKHHDCCKNTSKCHDNKDNLVRASAFRARNTVNQNVPANTFVKVLFQNEQFDLANEYNPATSIFMPKTKGVYSIIGTIGFFPNDPTLNYRARVEIRVNGNAAIAIDNDFFGPISFGNVVSVSTIVQLNAGDEVEIYAQSSIDGVLSPLEDGAHFEAARFPSPIK